From a region of the Salvelinus namaycush isolate Seneca chromosome 40, SaNama_1.0, whole genome shotgun sequence genome:
- the LOC120033478 gene encoding zinc finger protein 239-like, which yields MGVDKEVSNCPHCEEIFPILSKLKIHLKIHTGEKPYSCSDCGGRFSRLDTLKCHQRIHTGEKPYSCFDCGKCFKTSTELKSHQRRHTGEKPYSCSDCGESFSRLDTLKCHQQMHTGVKPYSCSECGKSFSQQGNLKTHQRIHKGEKPYSCFDCGKGFKTSTELKSHQRTHTGEKPHYCSDCGASFSQLSNLRRHQRIHKGEKPYYCSDCGTSFSQLSNLKTHQRIHKGEKFSQTS from the coding sequence actgcccacattgtgaggagattttcccaattctatcaaagctaaaaatacacctaaaaatacacacaggagagaagccttactcctgctctgactgtggggggAGATTCTCCCGATTGGATACCTTAAAATGTCACCAacgaatacatacaggagagaagccttactcctgctttGACTGTGGTAAATGCTTTaaaacatcaactgagctaaaaTCTCATCAgcgaagacacacaggagagaagccttactcctgctctgactgtggggagAGTTTCTCCAGATTGGATACCTTAAAATGTCACCAACAAATGCATACAGGAGTGAAGCCCTACTCTTGCTCtgaatgtggaaagagtttctctcaacagggcaacttaaaaacacaccaacgtatacataaaggagagaagccttactcctgctttgactgtgggaaaggctttaaaacatcaactgagctaaaaTCTCATCAgagaactcacacaggagagaagcctcactactgctctgactgtggggcgagtttctctcaaTTGAGCAATTTAAGAAGACACCAACGTATACataaaggagagaagccttactactgctctgactgtgggacaAGTTTCTCTCAATTGAgcaacttaaaaacacaccaacgtatacataaAGGAGAGAAGTTCTCTCAGACCAGCTAA